Proteins from one Gibbsiella quercinecans genomic window:
- a CDS encoding MFS transporter: MSAAVSAPAAASSQPVFGVRLAVGLLGVLLAAMVAGLSSRVPALVLVDMQGGLGFAKDDFSWLSTAYSAGELAAMPFAAWFAITFSMRRFHLTMLAAAMVLAAVLPWVRDLHLLLALRVLHGLCAGSLVPILMMAALRFLPAPIRLHGLALFAMTATLSPNVALWLAALCVDHLENWRWAYWHVIPLGLIAMAMVGWGIPKMPPALPRLKQADWFGMALGLPGLMLLVVGIDQGVRLDWFNSPVIVASLGVGAIFTALFLVCEWFHPAPFVRLDLLKRRNIWLGFIALLGLLVAMFAGVGLPANALAGLHGFRLAQTAPLGLIVGLPQLVLGSCVAVLLYQRWVDARYVFAAGLACMAAACWLASGITDEWMVRQLLCATLLHAIGQPLAMVAMLFLIVSVVQPMEGPFLAGLVNIVRVISTILAGAFIGQLNLLRTRFHYEALRDQTGNLMAHWDGFASSPTALAEQIARQSSVLAVADVYRVIGLILLLMIPLVLKFQYIPAPVVPRMVPSAPPKTQAGTAS; this comes from the coding sequence ATGAGTGCGGCCGTGTCTGCGCCTGCCGCCGCGTCGTCGCAGCCGGTATTTGGCGTCCGGCTGGCCGTCGGGTTGTTGGGGGTGCTGCTGGCCGCGATGGTGGCGGGCCTGAGCAGCCGGGTGCCTGCGTTGGTGCTGGTGGATATGCAAGGCGGGCTGGGCTTCGCGAAAGACGATTTCTCTTGGCTTTCCACCGCCTATTCGGCTGGCGAACTGGCGGCGATGCCGTTTGCCGCCTGGTTCGCGATTACGTTCTCGATGCGCCGCTTCCATTTAACGATGCTGGCGGCGGCGATGGTGCTCGCCGCCGTGCTGCCCTGGGTGCGCGATCTGCACTTGCTGTTGGCGCTGCGTGTGCTGCATGGCCTGTGCGCCGGCTCGCTGGTGCCGATCCTGATGATGGCGGCCCTGCGTTTCCTGCCCGCGCCGATCCGGCTGCACGGCCTGGCGCTGTTCGCCATGACCGCCACGCTGTCGCCCAATGTGGCGCTCTGGCTGGCCGCCCTGTGCGTCGATCATCTGGAAAACTGGCGTTGGGCCTATTGGCATGTGATCCCGCTCGGGCTGATCGCCATGGCGATGGTCGGCTGGGGTATCCCCAAAATGCCGCCGGCGCTGCCACGGCTGAAACAGGCGGACTGGTTTGGTATGGCGCTTGGCCTGCCGGGCCTGATGCTGTTGGTGGTCGGTATCGATCAGGGCGTTCGCCTGGACTGGTTCAACTCGCCGGTGATCGTTGCTTCGCTTGGCGTTGGCGCGATCTTCACGGCACTGTTTCTGGTGTGTGAGTGGTTCCACCCGGCGCCGTTCGTCCGGTTGGATCTGCTGAAGCGCCGCAATATCTGGCTGGGTTTTATCGCGCTGCTCGGCCTGCTGGTGGCGATGTTTGCCGGCGTCGGGCTGCCGGCCAACGCGCTAGCCGGCCTGCACGGTTTTCGCCTGGCACAGACCGCGCCGCTGGGGCTGATCGTCGGGCTGCCACAACTGGTGCTGGGCTCGTGCGTGGCGGTGCTGCTGTATCAGCGCTGGGTCGATGCGCGCTACGTTTTTGCCGCCGGCCTGGCCTGCATGGCGGCGGCCTGTTGGTTGGCTTCAGGGATTACCGATGAATGGATGGTACGCCAACTGCTGTGCGCTACGCTGCTGCATGCCATTGGCCAGCCGTTGGCTATGGTGGCGATGCTGTTTCTGATTGTCAGCGTGGTGCAGCCGATGGAAGGGCCGTTCCTTGCCGGCCTGGTGAATATCGTGCGTGTGATAAGCACTATCCTGGCTGGTGCCTTCATCGGTCAATTGAACCTGCTGCGCACCCGCTTCCACTATGAGGCGCTGCGCGATCAGACCGGCAACCTGATGGCCCATTGGGACGGTTTTGCTAGCTCGCCCACCGCATTGGCCGAGCAGATTGCCCGGCAGAGCAGCGTGTTGGCGGTGGCGGATGTCTATCGGGTTATCGGCCTGATACTGCTGCTGATGATCCCGCTGGTACTGAAGTTCCAATACATTCCCGCGCCCGTGGTGCCGCGGATGGTGCCATCTGCACCGCCGAAAACCCAGGCCGGCACAGCTTCCTGA
- the fucA gene encoding L-fuculose-phosphate aldolase: MERANLSCEIIETCLEMTRLGLNQGTAGNVSTRYDDGMLITPSGIPYERLTENMIVYVDQQGHYEEGKLPSSEWRFHLAAYQIRPDANAVVHNHAIHCTAVSILNRPIPAIHYMIAAAGGNSIPCAPYATFGTQALSEFVAVALKNRKATLLQHHGLIACEVNLEKALWLAHEVEVLAQLYLSTLAITDPVPILDDDEIAVVLEKFKTYGLRIEE, encoded by the coding sequence ATGGAAAGAGCAAATTTATCTTGTGAAATAATTGAAACCTGCCTTGAAATGACGCGCCTTGGCTTAAATCAGGGGACGGCGGGAAATGTTAGCACACGATATGATGACGGCATGCTGATTACGCCCAGCGGTATCCCTTACGAAAGACTGACTGAAAACATGATCGTCTATGTTGATCAGCAGGGGCATTACGAAGAAGGGAAGTTACCCTCCAGCGAGTGGCGCTTTCATCTTGCCGCTTATCAAATCCGGCCAGATGCTAATGCCGTTGTTCATAATCATGCCATTCATTGCACGGCCGTTTCGATCCTCAACCGTCCTATCCCAGCCATTCACTACATGATTGCCGCCGCCGGGGGGAATTCCATTCCATGCGCGCCGTACGCCACATTCGGCACACAGGCGTTATCAGAATTTGTTGCGGTAGCCCTCAAAAACCGCAAAGCAACGTTGCTGCAGCACCATGGGCTGATAGCCTGTGAAGTTAATTTAGAAAAAGCGCTGTGGCTGGCGCATGAAGTTGAAGTGCTGGCGCAACTGTATCTTAGCACGCTGGCGATTACCGACCCGGTGCCGATTCTGGATGATGATGAAATTGCTGTAGTGCTGGAGAAATTTAAAACCTACGGACTACGTATTGAAGAGTAA
- a CDS encoding HlyD family secretion protein, with amino-acid sequence MTKKYHLQIIIAIVAVAVVATAFWLLNRPEASADAQSTDDAYVQADLTVIAPQVSGVITTVSVDDNQQVQAGAPLFHIDDRELAVAVSNAQAAVASFQAQLDRQQSVIAQARAAVGASGANLKLAERNRQRFANLARDGSGTVQAQQQAEAEWAVQRAAYEHDQAGLRAAEQQVAVLHAEWEKARAAKADADLKLSYASVAAPVAGIVAQRHVRVGGYVHSGEPQLTLVPLDNIYIEANFRETQLARVQVGQPVDITVDALPGVRLKGHVASLGAASGASFSLVPPHNATGNFTKIVQRLPIRIRLEGGQPAAQQLRVGMSVTPTVHVAGTGAKSV; translated from the coding sequence ATGACCAAGAAATATCATCTGCAAATCATCATCGCTATCGTTGCCGTCGCCGTGGTAGCCACCGCGTTTTGGCTGCTGAATCGACCGGAGGCCAGCGCTGATGCGCAAAGCACCGACGATGCCTACGTGCAGGCCGATTTAACGGTGATCGCCCCGCAAGTCTCGGGTGTGATCACCACGGTTTCCGTTGACGACAATCAACAGGTGCAGGCCGGCGCACCGCTGTTTCACATTGACGATCGTGAACTGGCGGTTGCGGTAAGCAATGCGCAGGCCGCCGTCGCGAGCTTCCAGGCGCAGTTGGATCGCCAGCAAAGCGTCATCGCCCAGGCGCGCGCCGCGGTTGGCGCGTCGGGCGCCAATCTCAAACTGGCCGAACGCAACCGCCAGCGTTTCGCCAACCTGGCCCGTGATGGCTCCGGCACGGTGCAGGCGCAACAGCAGGCCGAGGCGGAATGGGCCGTGCAGCGCGCTGCCTATGAGCACGATCAGGCCGGGTTGCGCGCCGCCGAACAGCAGGTAGCTGTGCTGCATGCCGAATGGGAAAAGGCGCGGGCGGCGAAAGCCGATGCCGATTTGAAGCTCTCCTATGCCAGCGTGGCCGCACCGGTCGCCGGCATCGTTGCCCAACGCCATGTGCGCGTGGGCGGCTATGTGCATTCCGGCGAACCCCAGCTCACTCTGGTGCCGCTGGATAATATCTACATCGAAGCCAATTTCCGCGAAACCCAACTGGCGCGCGTGCAGGTTGGTCAACCGGTGGACATTACGGTGGATGCGCTGCCCGGCGTGCGCCTGAAAGGGCACGTGGCAAGCCTGGGGGCGGCCAGCGGCGCGAGCTTCTCGCTGGTGCCGCCGCATAATGCCACGGGCAATTTCACCAAGATTGTTCAGCGCCTGCCGATCCGTATCCGCTTAGAGGGCGGGCAGCCGGCGGCGCAGCAACTGCGGGTGGGGATGTCGGTCACACCGACCGTGCATGTCGCAGGCACCGGCGCAAAATCTGTGTGA
- a CDS encoding efflux transporter outer membrane subunit translates to MNRSARCGLLYQGPPALALLLLLAGCSTVPSVQAPSIGPATAALQARESAVSSQPALSDAPAPARWWALFNDATLLSLESAAGANLDLQAAALRIEESRAQLGIADAARQPTLAADAGYARSAISENSPTHRLGAPTRGYDTWSMGLQAAWELDFWGHLRHVGESAQANLEAASYGKAAAEVSVTAEIARTYLLLRGIQAQAELVEENQRIAHDLVRMAESRERNGVANRFDAASARADAAELSARLTQLNHQRDGLMNALALLLGKPPRELDTRLAAAKLPAMPAQLPIGVPSELARQRPDILQAEAKLRAAVADIGAAQADFYPRISLTGSLGVQAFDLTDLGSWDSRRYSFGPTLYLPIFEGGRLRRQLELSETRHTLAGIAYQQTVLRAWHEVDDALGAYASELKRHEQLQTALENNQIALTVAQRSYQEGTADFTTVLIARRTLLASQAELSDCATASALAVVALYRALGGGWSPALQAETVRAPS, encoded by the coding sequence ATGAATCGTTCTGCCCGATGCGGATTGTTGTATCAAGGCCCCCCTGCGTTAGCACTTCTTCTGTTATTGGCTGGCTGCAGCACCGTCCCCTCGGTGCAGGCGCCATCGATTGGCCCGGCAACGGCGGCGTTGCAGGCGCGTGAATCGGCAGTCAGCAGCCAACCCGCCCTGAGCGATGCGCCGGCACCGGCGCGCTGGTGGGCACTGTTCAATGATGCCACGCTGCTGTCGCTGGAATCGGCGGCGGGCGCCAACCTGGATCTTCAGGCGGCGGCGCTGCGGATTGAAGAGAGCCGCGCACAGTTAGGGATCGCCGATGCAGCCCGCCAGCCCACCCTGGCGGCCGATGCGGGCTATGCACGTTCGGCCATCAGCGAGAACTCGCCAACCCACCGCCTCGGCGCCCCCACCCGTGGTTACGACACTTGGTCGATGGGGCTACAGGCTGCATGGGAGCTCGATTTTTGGGGCCATTTGCGCCATGTCGGCGAATCCGCCCAGGCGAACCTGGAAGCGGCTTCCTATGGAAAAGCGGCGGCGGAAGTTTCCGTTACGGCGGAGATCGCCCGCACCTATCTGCTGTTGCGTGGCATACAGGCGCAGGCGGAACTGGTGGAAGAGAACCAGCGTATCGCCCACGATCTGGTGCGCATGGCGGAGAGCCGCGAGCGCAACGGCGTTGCCAACCGCTTCGATGCGGCATCGGCGCGTGCGGATGCCGCCGAACTGTCGGCGCGCTTAACGCAGTTGAACCACCAGCGCGATGGCTTGATGAATGCCTTAGCGCTGCTGTTGGGCAAACCGCCGCGTGAGCTTGATACGCGCCTGGCGGCGGCGAAGCTGCCGGCGATGCCGGCGCAACTGCCGATTGGTGTGCCTTCCGAGCTGGCCCGGCAGCGGCCGGATATCCTGCAGGCGGAGGCGAAGCTGCGTGCCGCCGTGGCAGACATCGGCGCCGCCCAGGCCGATTTCTACCCGCGCATCAGCCTGACCGGTTCGCTTGGCGTGCAGGCGTTTGATCTGACGGATCTCGGCAGTTGGGATTCCCGCCGCTATTCGTTCGGACCAACGCTTTACCTGCCGATCTTCGAAGGCGGGCGGCTGCGCCGCCAACTGGAACTGAGTGAAACGCGCCATACGCTGGCGGGCATCGCCTATCAGCAAACGGTGCTGCGCGCCTGGCATGAAGTGGACGATGCGCTGGGCGCCTACGCCAGCGAGCTGAAGCGGCATGAACAACTGCAAACGGCGCTGGAAAATAACCAGATAGCGCTGACTGTCGCGCAGCGTTCCTATCAGGAAGGCACTGCGGATTTCACCACTGTGTTGATTGCCCGCCGCACGCTGCTGGCGAGCCAGGCGGAACTGAGCGACTGCGCTACCGCTTCGGCGCTGGCGGTGGTCGCGCTGTATCGGGCGCTGGGTGGCGGCTGGTCACCGGCGCTGCAGGCTGAAACGGTCAGGGCGCCGTCATGA
- a CDS encoding FGGY-family carbohydrate kinase, with the protein MGSGYFLGVDVGSASVRAGVYDASGTRLGFATRPVSQFRPGGERVEQSSAEIWRQVCLVVKEAVATAGIPATAIRSLGFDATCSLVALDARGEGLAVSPGEASEHDIIMWMDHRATAEAERINATQDPALRYVGGEVSVEMELPKVLWLKNHFPATWQRTHRFFDLADFLVWKATGNDVAGLCTLTCKWNYLAHEQRFSRSLLAAVGLTDLLGKIPARILPPGAAAGTLNAAAAQALGLTTEVVVASGMIDAHAGGVALAGVQPAGTLALISGTSNCHMLCSEQEIHTAGVWGPYWSAMLPGYWLTEGGQSAAGSLVDWTLQEAGASAGLFLKAEQRGCHPVVLVNEWVAALEEKEPEPTRNLHVLADHHGNRSPRARPDARGSVCGLTLESGEPQLARLYLATLQAIACGTRHIMDAMRESGHTISRLTLCGGATHNALWLREYADATGCDIHLMQEEDAVTLGAAITGAVASGSWPDFSSACQAMVAPGEVIKANPARQDFFERKYQVYLALWEQQQVLNRLMQ; encoded by the coding sequence ATGGGTAGTGGATATTTCCTTGGAGTGGATGTCGGTTCCGCCAGCGTGAGAGCGGGAGTGTATGATGCCAGCGGCACGCGGCTGGGGTTTGCCACACGCCCTGTTTCTCAATTCCGGCCTGGCGGGGAACGCGTGGAGCAATCTTCCGCTGAAATCTGGCGGCAGGTTTGTCTGGTGGTAAAAGAGGCCGTGGCAACGGCCGGAATTCCCGCCACCGCGATTCGCTCGTTGGGCTTTGATGCGACTTGTTCGCTGGTTGCTCTGGACGCCCGGGGCGAAGGGTTGGCGGTGTCGCCTGGCGAGGCGTCCGAGCACGACATTATTATGTGGATGGATCACCGTGCAACGGCAGAGGCTGAACGAATAAACGCCACGCAGGATCCCGCACTACGTTACGTTGGTGGGGAAGTGAGCGTTGAAATGGAACTGCCTAAAGTGCTCTGGTTGAAAAACCATTTTCCAGCAACCTGGCAGCGTACCCATCGTTTTTTCGATCTGGCGGATTTTCTGGTGTGGAAAGCCACCGGTAATGATGTCGCCGGGCTGTGTACGTTGACTTGCAAATGGAACTATTTAGCGCACGAACAGCGCTTCAGTCGTTCCTTGTTGGCGGCCGTCGGGCTTACTGACTTGCTCGGTAAAATTCCCGCGCGGATCCTTCCTCCCGGGGCCGCTGCGGGAACGCTGAACGCTGCCGCCGCCCAGGCATTGGGGCTGACGACGGAAGTTGTGGTGGCAAGCGGGATGATTGATGCCCATGCCGGCGGCGTTGCGTTGGCTGGCGTGCAGCCTGCAGGTACTCTGGCGCTGATTAGCGGAACGTCTAACTGCCATATGTTATGTAGCGAACAAGAGATACATACGGCTGGCGTTTGGGGGCCTTACTGGTCTGCGATGCTTCCGGGCTACTGGCTGACGGAAGGTGGGCAAAGCGCCGCTGGATCGCTGGTGGACTGGACGCTCCAGGAAGCGGGCGCCAGTGCCGGGCTGTTTCTCAAGGCCGAACAGCGCGGATGCCATCCGGTGGTGTTAGTCAATGAGTGGGTGGCGGCACTGGAAGAGAAAGAACCTGAACCGACACGTAATCTGCATGTCCTGGCCGATCATCATGGCAACCGTTCGCCGCGGGCCCGCCCTGATGCCAGAGGGAGCGTTTGCGGCCTGACTCTGGAGAGCGGCGAGCCTCAATTGGCGCGTTTGTACCTCGCTACGCTGCAGGCTATCGCCTGCGGCACGCGGCATATTATGGATGCCATGCGTGAAAGTGGCCATACGATTTCCCGGCTGACGTTATGCGGCGGTGCAACGCACAATGCGTTGTGGCTGCGTGAATATGCGGATGCCACGGGCTGTGATATCCATCTCATGCAGGAGGAAGATGCCGTAACGCTGGGGGCGGCGATTACCGGGGCAGTGGCAAGCGGTAGCTGGCCTGATTTCTCATCGGCATGCCAGGCCATGGTGGCACCGGGAGAGGTGATTAAGGCAAATCCCGCGAGACAGGATTTTTTTGAGCGTAAATATCAGGTTTATCTCGCGCTCTGGGAGCAGCAACAGGTGCTTAACCGCCTGATGCAGTAA
- a CDS encoding ABC transporter substrate-binding protein has product MKTRHFIYALSLLACITSGALAKDLNLPVVSKGFQHEFWQTVKMGTEAAAKELGDKTSYVGPADETQIAEQIQLVENAMAQKPNGLLLAALDANALAPLVETANSRGIKVVTFDSGVNSTIPVSFVATNNRKAGAEAADALAALVSNKGKVGIIAHVAGTSSAIERSEGFIARMKEKYPDIRVLPVQYSDGDPQKAMDKTIDMIQANPDLAGLYGTNEGSTLGLANAIDSQNLKGKVKVIGFDSTEAIINFLHSGVIQGFVVQDAYQIGYQGIKALNAALSGQTVPKEIDIPVKFVNAQNINTPEIEKLLHPFGKK; this is encoded by the coding sequence ATGAAAACCAGGCACTTTATCTATGCGTTATCCCTGCTGGCGTGCATCACTTCCGGCGCGTTGGCGAAAGATTTGAATCTCCCGGTGGTTAGTAAAGGTTTCCAGCATGAGTTCTGGCAAACCGTAAAAATGGGGACGGAAGCCGCAGCGAAAGAGCTAGGTGACAAAACCAGCTATGTCGGCCCGGCGGATGAAACCCAGATTGCCGAACAGATTCAGTTGGTTGAAAACGCGATGGCGCAAAAACCCAATGGCTTGCTGCTGGCGGCGCTGGATGCCAATGCGCTCGCCCCGCTGGTGGAAACGGCAAATTCACGCGGTATCAAAGTGGTGACATTTGATTCCGGCGTAAATTCCACTATTCCGGTGAGTTTTGTGGCGACAAATAACCGCAAAGCGGGAGCCGAAGCGGCTGATGCACTTGCGGCGTTGGTCAGTAACAAAGGGAAAGTGGGCATCATTGCCCATGTCGCGGGCACCTCTTCAGCCATTGAACGCTCGGAAGGATTTATTGCCCGGATGAAGGAGAAATATCCTGATATCAGGGTGCTGCCGGTTCAGTACAGCGATGGCGATCCACAAAAAGCGATGGATAAGACCATTGATATGATTCAGGCAAACCCGGATCTTGCCGGGCTCTACGGCACGAATGAAGGATCAACCCTTGGTTTGGCGAACGCCATTGACAGCCAAAATCTGAAAGGAAAAGTTAAAGTGATTGGCTTTGACAGCACCGAAGCCATTATCAACTTCCTCCATTCCGGGGTGATCCAGGGCTTTGTAGTACAGGATGCTTATCAGATCGGCTATCAGGGGATTAAGGCCTTGAATGCCGCGCTGTCGGGGCAAACCGTACCCAAAGAGATTGATATTCCGGTGAAGTTTGTCAATGCGCAGAATATCAATACGCCGGAAATTGAAAAGTTATTGCATCCATTCGGCAAGAAATAA
- a CDS encoding TetR/AcrR family transcriptional regulator, translating into MSETADPHDEKTAVVLNAAAAVFLTHGFSAATTDMIQREAGVSKKTLYACFPSKEAMFTAVIDRQCAVMAATVKAIQPAPGNLAKTLTDIGRAYLDIVLSDTGVALFRVVVAEAPRFPQAGRLFYLAGPKMVTAMVAERLSDASRAGDIDIHTIGAETAASLFISMVRTEGQLEGLLHPGSRPSVEQLDRWVRLAVETFIGRFAVRRA; encoded by the coding sequence GTGAGCGAAACTGCTGATCCCCATGATGAAAAAACGGCCGTTGTCCTGAATGCCGCCGCGGCGGTGTTCCTGACGCACGGCTTTAGCGCAGCGACGACGGACATGATCCAACGGGAGGCCGGGGTTTCGAAAAAGACGCTGTACGCGTGTTTTCCCAGTAAAGAAGCCATGTTTACCGCAGTGATTGATCGCCAGTGCGCGGTAATGGCCGCCACCGTTAAGGCGATCCAACCGGCGCCGGGCAACCTGGCCAAAACGCTGACGGACATCGGCAGGGCCTATCTGGATATTGTGCTGTCTGATACCGGCGTGGCGCTGTTCCGCGTGGTGGTCGCCGAGGCGCCGCGTTTTCCGCAGGCCGGTCGGCTCTTCTACCTGGCCGGCCCTAAAATGGTGACGGCGATGGTGGCCGAGCGGTTAAGCGATGCCTCGCGGGCGGGTGATATCGACATCCACACCATCGGCGCAGAGACTGCGGCTTCGCTTTTCATCAGCATGGTGCGCACCGAAGGCCAGTTGGAAGGGTTGTTGCACCCCGGCTCACGGCCCTCGGTCGAGCAGTTGGACCGCTGGGTGCGGCTGGCCGTGGAGACGTTTATCGGGCGGTTCGCGGTGCGGCGAGCGTGA
- a CDS encoding DUF190 domain-containing protein encodes MRGYQMTFFTQQDRMHGRLPLAQWLIEEAKRQGLRGATLSGALGGLGHDGAMHAVNLFDLSDQPVQVTLVVSEDEAQHFMQVLAQEQVNLFYVKVAAEFGVLGGGPTAEAGG; translated from the coding sequence ATGCGCGGCTATCAAATGACTTTCTTTACCCAGCAAGACCGCATGCACGGGCGGCTGCCGCTTGCCCAGTGGCTGATTGAAGAGGCCAAACGCCAGGGCCTGCGCGGGGCGACGCTAAGCGGCGCGCTCGGCGGGTTGGGGCATGACGGCGCCATGCATGCGGTCAACCTGTTCGATCTGTCCGATCAGCCCGTGCAGGTCACGCTGGTGGTTTCCGAAGACGAGGCCCAGCACTTTATGCAGGTGTTGGCGCAAGAGCAGGTGAATCTTTTCTATGTTAAGGTCGCCGCTGAATTCGGGGTGCTGGGTGGCGGCCCCACTGCAGAAGCCG
- the fucO gene encoding lactaldehyde reductase → MANRMILNETAWFGRGAVEILTDEVNRRGYHKALIVTDKTLVECGVVAKVTDKMDAAGLAWEIYSGVIPNPTIGVVTEGLGVFAQSGADYLIAIGGGSPQDTCKAIGIISNNPEFADVRSLEGLSPTRNPSVPVMAIPTTAGTAAEVTINYVITDEEKRRKFVCVDPHDIPQVAFIDADMMDGMPPALKAATGVDALTHAIEGYITRAAWALTDALHIKAIEIIAGALRGSVAGQRDAGEAMALGQYVAGMGFSNVGLGLVHGMAHPLGAFYNTPHGVANAILLPHVMYYNAEYTGEKFRDIARAMGEKVEGLSLADARNAAVDAVFALNRDVGIPLHLRDVGVRKEDIPALAQAAFDDVCTGGNPREASLADIIELYHAAW, encoded by the coding sequence ATGGCGAACAGAATGATTCTGAACGAAACGGCATGGTTTGGCCGGGGGGCGGTGGAGATATTAACCGATGAGGTTAATCGCCGTGGTTATCATAAGGCATTGATTGTGACTGATAAAACGCTGGTGGAGTGCGGCGTGGTCGCGAAGGTGACCGATAAGATGGATGCTGCCGGGTTAGCATGGGAAATTTATTCTGGTGTGATCCCCAATCCGACTATCGGGGTGGTAACAGAGGGGCTGGGCGTATTTGCGCAAAGTGGCGCCGATTACCTTATCGCTATTGGCGGGGGCTCTCCGCAGGATACCTGCAAAGCGATTGGCATTATCAGCAATAACCCCGAGTTTGCTGATGTACGCAGCCTGGAAGGCCTGTCGCCGACGCGTAACCCCAGCGTGCCTGTGATGGCCATTCCAACGACGGCGGGAACGGCAGCGGAGGTGACCATTAACTATGTGATCACTGATGAAGAGAAACGCCGCAAGTTTGTCTGTGTCGATCCGCATGATATCCCGCAGGTGGCGTTTATTGATGCCGACATGATGGACGGCATGCCGCCCGCGCTCAAAGCTGCGACCGGCGTTGATGCATTGACCCACGCGATTGAAGGCTATATCACCCGTGCCGCCTGGGCGCTGACCGATGCGCTGCATATCAAAGCGATTGAGATTATTGCCGGCGCGCTGCGCGGTTCGGTTGCCGGCCAGCGTGATGCCGGGGAGGCGATGGCGCTGGGGCAATACGTTGCCGGGATGGGATTTTCCAACGTTGGGCTAGGGCTGGTTCACGGTATGGCGCATCCGCTGGGGGCGTTTTACAACACCCCGCACGGTGTGGCGAATGCCATCCTGTTGCCGCATGTCATGTACTACAACGCGGAATATACCGGCGAGAAGTTTCGCGATATTGCCCGTGCGATGGGCGAGAAAGTGGAAGGGCTGAGTCTGGCTGATGCGCGTAATGCCGCTGTGGATGCGGTGTTTGCACTTAATCGCGACGTCGGTATCCCGTTACACCTGCGCGATGTTGGGGTACGTAAGGAAGATATTCCGGCGCTGGCGCAGGCCGCATTTGACGATGTGTGTACCGGTGGTAACCCGCGTGAAGCGAGCCTTGCCGACATTATCGAGCTGTATCACGCCGCCTGGTAG
- a CDS encoding LacI family DNA-binding transcriptional regulator, with amino-acid sequence MAKTVEQIASDLNLSVTTVRLVLNGKAEQYRISVKTQTRINEYVERYGYVINYSARSLKLNKTDTLGLIVPNISNVFFATLAEKLEQRCRRSGYQLMISCTYDDVDYENKLTKALIARNVDGLFIVPSTLENQQHHLRQVRKPMVLLDRDFKYTDNALVESHNIAGGERLTQDLLEAEKLPVWFLVGDCGLPSISDRLAGYLNALAKKGIYHREWVREGPVNNPEGGYQIMEKLIDEQGCPQAFIASSLPVLEGAVKAIRDRFGGVPPEINIGTFDEHPMLGFLSNNVWSMQQDEHVWAEKAFDMMLSAIEDHPVKETVKVEMKLIKRVRK; translated from the coding sequence ATGGCTAAAACAGTGGAACAGATAGCCAGCGATCTGAATTTATCGGTGACGACCGTAAGACTGGTGCTGAATGGCAAGGCTGAACAATACCGAATCAGCGTCAAAACACAAACGCGCATTAATGAATATGTTGAGCGGTATGGTTATGTCATTAACTATTCAGCCCGTAGTTTGAAGCTGAATAAAACAGATACCCTGGGGCTGATCGTGCCCAATATCTCCAACGTCTTTTTTGCCACGTTGGCAGAAAAACTCGAACAGCGTTGCCGCCGTTCTGGGTACCAGTTAATGATTAGCTGTACTTACGATGATGTTGATTATGAAAATAAATTAACTAAAGCGCTCATTGCCCGCAATGTCGACGGTCTTTTTATTGTGCCTTCGACGTTGGAGAACCAGCAACATCATCTACGTCAGGTGAGAAAACCCATGGTGTTGCTTGACCGTGATTTTAAGTATACGGATAACGCCCTGGTAGAAAGCCATAATATCGCGGGCGGTGAGCGATTGACGCAAGATTTACTTGAGGCAGAAAAACTGCCGGTATGGTTTTTAGTCGGGGATTGCGGTCTGCCAAGCATTAGCGATCGTCTTGCCGGTTACCTTAATGCGTTGGCCAAAAAAGGGATCTATCATCGTGAATGGGTGCGTGAAGGGCCCGTTAACAACCCCGAAGGGGGATACCAGATTATGGAAAAGTTGATCGACGAGCAGGGGTGTCCGCAGGCGTTTATCGCCTCGTCACTCCCGGTGTTGGAAGGGGCGGTGAAAGCGATCCGCGATCGCTTCGGCGGCGTACCGCCCGAGATCAATATAGGTACGTTCGATGAACACCCCATGTTGGGCTTTCTGTCTAATAACGTGTGGTCAATGCAACAAGATGAACATGTCTGGGCGGAAAAGGCTTTCGATATGATGCTTAGTGCTATTGAAGATCATCCGGTGAAAGAGACCGTGAAAGTTGAAATGAAATTAATTAAACGTGTAAGAAAATAA